From a single Arthrobacter sp. SLBN-112 genomic region:
- a CDS encoding VOC family protein, with protein MPIKLENIGIAVRDLEAAIAFFADLGLTVLGRQTVSGEWADTAVGLDGNHAKIAMLQTPDGQGRLELFEYIHPEAIETLPTLPNEIGMHRVAFSVDDIDAALEIAARHGCHPLRGVATYEDVYKLTYVRGPSGIIVMLAEELKKG; from the coding sequence ATGCCCATCAAACTGGAGAACATCGGCATTGCTGTCCGGGACCTGGAAGCGGCCATAGCGTTCTTTGCCGACCTCGGTCTCACTGTCCTGGGCCGCCAGACCGTCAGTGGAGAGTGGGCCGACACGGCCGTAGGCCTCGATGGCAACCATGCCAAAATCGCCATGCTTCAGACACCGGACGGCCAGGGCCGGCTCGAGCTGTTCGAGTACATCCACCCCGAAGCGATCGAAACTCTGCCCACCCTGCCCAATGAGATCGGCATGCACCGCGTTGCCTTCTCTGTGGACGACATCGACGCCGCACTGGAAATTGCGGCCAGGCACGGTTGCCACCCCCTGCGCGGGGTGGCGACCTACGAAGACGTCTACAAGCTCACCTACGTCCGGGGACCGAGCGGAATTATTGTCATGCTTGCCGAGGAACTGAAGAAGGGCTGA
- a CDS encoding DUF808 domain-containing protein, which produces MSGGLVALLDDVAALARIAAASVDDVAAGAAKAGAKAAGVVIDDAAVTPQYVSGSDPSRELPMIKKIFWGSIRNKLLIILPALLLISTFVPWVIPFILMLGGTYLCYEGAEKVWHKLRGSHHEDEDSPAVERGHDAEAKVVKGAITTDFILSCEIMVISMNEVATESIWVRAFILVLVAFAITVLVYGAVALIVKMDDIGLHLAAKDSPRAKRFGHLLVRGMPAVLAAITFVGTVAMLWVGGHIMVQGVHDLGWHAPYDLIHALEHPVAGVAVVGGFLAWLVDTLCSAVIGLAWGLVVLAIVGPLLKVLPFGKANGGHKEATAPAGNAGHGPDEHTD; this is translated from the coding sequence GTGAGCGGCGGTCTCGTTGCCCTGCTCGACGACGTTGCGGCTCTGGCCCGCATCGCGGCAGCATCAGTCGACGACGTCGCCGCCGGCGCCGCCAAGGCAGGGGCCAAGGCCGCCGGCGTAGTCATCGACGACGCCGCTGTTACCCCGCAGTATGTGTCCGGCTCGGACCCGTCCCGTGAACTGCCGATGATCAAGAAGATCTTCTGGGGCTCCATCCGGAACAAGCTGCTGATTATCCTGCCGGCGCTGTTGCTCATCAGCACGTTCGTCCCCTGGGTAATCCCGTTCATCCTCATGCTGGGCGGCACCTACCTCTGCTACGAGGGCGCCGAGAAGGTCTGGCACAAGCTCCGCGGCAGTCACCATGAGGACGAGGACTCCCCGGCGGTGGAACGCGGACACGATGCAGAGGCCAAGGTGGTCAAAGGCGCCATCACCACAGACTTCATCCTGTCCTGCGAAATCATGGTCATCTCCATGAACGAGGTGGCCACCGAGTCGATCTGGGTCCGTGCGTTCATCCTGGTCCTGGTGGCCTTCGCCATTACTGTGCTCGTGTACGGGGCCGTCGCCCTGATCGTCAAGATGGACGACATCGGCCTGCACCTGGCCGCGAAGGACTCTCCGCGTGCCAAGCGCTTCGGGCATCTGCTGGTCAGGGGAATGCCCGCCGTGCTTGCTGCGATTACCTTCGTAGGAACTGTCGCCATGCTTTGGGTCGGCGGCCACATCATGGTGCAGGGGGTGCACGACCTGGGCTGGCACGCACCCTATGACCTGATCCATGCACTCGAGCACCCGGTAGCCGGCGTGGCGGTTGTCGGCGGCTTCCTGGCCTGGCTCGTCGACACCCTGTGCTCCGCAGTTATCGGGCTCGCCTGGGGGCTCGTCGTCCTGGCCATCGTGGGCCCGCTGCTGAAAGTGCTGCCGTTCGGCAAGGCGAACGGCGGACACAAAGAGGCCACCGCTCCGGCCGGGAACGCCGGTCACGGGCCCGACGAGCACACAGACTGA
- a CDS encoding spore photoproduct lyase family protein, with protein sequence MEFDRLFQIRRIYAQAAALELPRGQEVVARWPDADVVLVENHWNIPDVHGDEANVPRWSRIKTEALVLGVKKSLSVKPNGRSADFIAPSTANGCAMACAYCYVPRHKGYSNPVTVFANIDQIAATLERHATRQGLKLEPNQCDPELWVYDIGENSDCSVDALISDNVEDLVTLFRELPNARLSFATKFVNPAMLRWNHGGHTRIRFSLMPADLAKSVDVRTSPVAERMAAINDFVAGGYQVHVNFSPVIVTDTWLADWEQLLRQLDATLTPAAKAQLAAEVIFLTHNEQLHQVNLGWHPQAENVLWRPDLQESKTSSNGFNNVRYRSRAKAGYVRQLTGLIQDIAPYCRIRYAF encoded by the coding sequence ATGGAGTTCGATCGGCTGTTCCAAATCCGGCGCATCTACGCCCAGGCGGCCGCCTTGGAGCTGCCCAGGGGCCAGGAGGTTGTGGCACGCTGGCCGGATGCCGACGTCGTACTGGTTGAAAACCATTGGAACATCCCAGACGTCCATGGTGATGAAGCCAACGTCCCGCGCTGGTCACGGATCAAAACGGAGGCGCTGGTTCTCGGCGTCAAGAAGTCCCTGTCCGTCAAGCCGAACGGCCGGTCAGCGGACTTCATCGCGCCCTCCACGGCGAACGGGTGCGCCATGGCGTGTGCCTACTGCTACGTGCCGCGGCACAAAGGGTACAGCAACCCCGTTACCGTGTTCGCCAATATCGACCAGATCGCCGCGACGCTCGAGCGGCACGCCACCCGCCAGGGGCTGAAGCTGGAGCCCAATCAGTGCGACCCGGAGCTGTGGGTCTACGACATCGGCGAGAACAGCGACTGTTCGGTTGATGCGCTGATCAGCGACAACGTGGAGGATCTCGTCACGCTCTTCCGCGAACTACCCAACGCCAGGCTGTCCTTTGCCACCAAGTTCGTCAACCCGGCAATGCTGCGCTGGAATCATGGCGGGCATACCCGGATCCGATTTTCGCTGATGCCCGCAGACCTGGCGAAGTCCGTCGACGTCCGGACCTCACCGGTGGCGGAACGAATGGCAGCCATCAACGACTTCGTTGCCGGCGGGTACCAGGTGCATGTGAACTTCTCCCCCGTCATTGTCACGGACACCTGGCTCGCGGACTGGGAGCAACTGCTGCGCCAGCTCGACGCAACCCTGACGCCGGCAGCCAAGGCACAGCTGGCCGCGGAGGTCATTTTCCTGACGCACAACGAGCAACTGCACCAGGTCAACCTGGGCTGGCATCCGCAGGCCGAAAACGTCCTGTGGCGTCCCGATCTTCAGGAGTCGAAGACCTCGTCCAATGGTTTCAACAACGTCCGCTACCGGTCACGTGCCAAGGCGGGCTACGTGCGGCAGTTGACGGGGCTCATCCAGGACATTGCTCCCTACTGCCGCATCCGCTACGCGTTCTGA
- a CDS encoding ABC-F family ATP-binding cassette domain-containing protein — MITVQDLELRAGARLLMDQVSFRIDKGDKIGLVGRNGAGKTTLTRVLAGEGLPAAGKVTRSGEIGYLPQDPRTPDMEQLARDRILSARGLDIVVGKLRKAHDEMASEDADVQRKAMNRYDRLESEFLAAGGYAAEAEAASICSNLALPDRLLNQPLKTLSGGQRRRVELARILYSDAETMLLDEPTNHLDADSIAWLRDFLKNHQGGLIVISHDTDLLEATVNKVFLLDANRAQIDFYNMDWKRYLLQRETDERARKRERANAEKKAQVLMDQANKMRAKATKAVAAQNMAKRAERLLSGLEAVREQDRVAALRFPDPSPCGKTPLTADGLSKSYGSLEIFTDVDLAIDRGSKVVILGLNGAGKTTLLRMLAGVDAPDTGEVIPGHGLKVGYYAQEHETLDHDRTVLENMRSAAPDMKDAEVRGILGSFLFSGDDVDKPAGVLSGGEKTRLALATIVASSANVLLLDEPTNNLDPASRAEILGALRNYTGAVVLVSHDEGAVEALNPERVVMLPDGVEDLWNEDYLDLITLA; from the coding sequence GTGATTACTGTCCAGGATCTCGAACTGCGTGCCGGTGCCCGGCTCCTGATGGACCAGGTGAGCTTCCGCATCGATAAAGGGGACAAGATCGGCCTGGTGGGCCGCAACGGCGCGGGCAAGACTACCCTGACGCGTGTCCTTGCAGGCGAGGGCCTTCCCGCCGCCGGCAAGGTGACCCGCAGCGGAGAAATCGGCTACCTGCCGCAGGACCCCCGCACGCCGGACATGGAGCAGCTGGCACGCGACCGGATCCTCTCCGCCCGCGGCCTGGACATCGTCGTCGGGAAGCTCCGGAAAGCGCATGACGAAATGGCCAGCGAAGATGCGGACGTCCAGCGCAAGGCCATGAACCGGTACGACCGGCTGGAGTCCGAATTCCTCGCAGCCGGCGGGTATGCCGCCGAGGCCGAGGCTGCCTCAATCTGTTCCAACCTGGCCCTCCCTGACCGCCTGTTGAACCAGCCGCTCAAAACGCTGTCAGGCGGCCAGCGGCGCCGCGTGGAGCTCGCCCGCATCCTCTATTCCGATGCGGAAACGATGCTCCTGGACGAACCCACCAACCACCTGGACGCCGATTCCATCGCCTGGCTGCGTGACTTCCTGAAGAATCACCAGGGCGGCCTCATCGTCATCAGCCACGACACCGACCTGCTGGAAGCCACCGTCAACAAGGTATTCCTGCTGGACGCCAACCGCGCCCAGATCGACTTTTACAACATGGACTGGAAGCGGTACCTCCTGCAGCGGGAGACGGACGAGCGGGCCCGGAAGCGTGAACGCGCCAACGCGGAGAAGAAGGCACAGGTCCTCATGGACCAGGCCAACAAGATGAGGGCGAAGGCCACCAAGGCCGTCGCCGCGCAGAACATGGCCAAGCGTGCCGAGCGTCTGCTCAGCGGCCTGGAAGCCGTCCGTGAGCAGGACCGCGTGGCGGCGCTGCGGTTCCCCGATCCGTCACCCTGCGGCAAGACCCCGCTTACCGCGGACGGGCTCAGCAAGTCGTACGGCTCACTGGAAATCTTCACCGACGTGGACCTGGCCATCGACCGCGGTTCCAAGGTGGTCATCCTGGGCCTCAACGGTGCCGGCAAGACCACGCTGCTGCGCATGCTCGCCGGCGTGGACGCCCCGGACACCGGCGAGGTCATCCCCGGCCACGGCCTGAAGGTGGGCTACTACGCCCAGGAACACGAAACCCTGGACCACGACCGTACGGTTCTCGAGAACATGCGCTCCGCGGCGCCGGACATGAAGGACGCTGAGGTGCGCGGCATCCTGGGCTCATTCCTGTTCTCGGGTGACGACGTCGACAAGCCCGCCGGCGTTCTCTCCGGCGGCGAGAAGACGCGCCTGGCCCTGGCCACCATCGTGGCCTCCAGCGCCAACGTCCTCCTCCTCGACGAGCCCACCAACAACCTCGACCCCGCCAGCCGCGCCGAGATCCTTGGCGCCCTGCGCAACTACACCGGCGCCGTGGTCCTGGTCAGCCACGACGAAGGCGCTGTTGAAGCGCTGAACCCCGAACGCGTGGTCATGCTTCCCGACGGCGTTGAGGACCTCTGGAACGAGGACTACCTGGACCTGATCACCCTGGCCTAG
- a CDS encoding YbaK/EbsC family protein: MEYDGGPVALVRSALLEAGVGDTVRIFPDGVPTASAASEALACDLAAITNSLVFDLSGEPLLILASGAARVDTKLVAGQLGRGRIRRASPDFVLEHTGQQVGGVAPVGHPRKIRTLLDLSLQDHELLWAGAGEHTAMFSITYQALLRITGALELKVR, from the coding sequence ATGGAGTACGACGGCGGCCCGGTCGCGTTGGTACGCTCAGCCCTGCTGGAGGCCGGCGTTGGCGATACGGTACGCATCTTCCCTGACGGTGTACCCACGGCATCCGCGGCTTCGGAGGCGCTGGCATGTGACCTTGCCGCAATCACCAACAGCCTGGTCTTCGATCTCAGCGGCGAGCCTTTGTTGATCCTCGCCAGCGGCGCAGCCCGCGTGGACACCAAGCTGGTGGCTGGGCAGTTGGGTCGCGGCAGGATCCGCCGCGCCTCCCCCGACTTCGTCCTCGAACATACAGGCCAGCAGGTAGGCGGCGTCGCGCCGGTCGGGCACCCGAGAAAGATCAGGACACTGCTGGACTTGAGCCTCCAGGACCACGAACTCCTCTGGGCCGGAGCGGGAGAGCACACAGCAATGTTCAGCATCACCTACCAGGCCCTGCTCCGGATTACCGGGGCTCTGGAACTGAAGGTGCGCTGA
- a CDS encoding SURF1 family cytochrome oxidase biogenesis protein, giving the protein MYRFLFSSKWLGYLLLAAIFAAACVFLGRWQMDRRAETLAEINRVVSNYSATPIPFAQARDQFNQLDPAKEWTQVELKGSYDAAGQRVVRNRPLNGQPGYEVVVPFRLTTGETVVIDRGWLPIGNRNPGSPDSVPAPPSGEVTAVVRLKHGEPELQRGAPEGQLASIDLPTYAAQLGYPLLTGAYGQLASETPPSADMPVAFPKPSTDEGTHLSYSLQWFAFGVLMFVGFGYAARQQARNAAIDAEDEEETLPDGAVHSAVPAARRRSAPPRKRKKATAEEEEDALLDAQGY; this is encoded by the coding sequence ATGTACCGGTTCCTCTTTTCCAGCAAATGGCTGGGCTATCTCCTGCTGGCCGCGATCTTTGCCGCCGCGTGCGTATTTTTGGGCCGCTGGCAGATGGACCGGCGTGCGGAGACGCTGGCCGAGATCAACCGGGTGGTCAGCAATTACTCGGCCACCCCCATCCCCTTTGCCCAGGCACGGGACCAGTTCAACCAGCTTGACCCGGCCAAGGAGTGGACCCAGGTTGAGCTGAAGGGCTCCTACGATGCGGCTGGCCAGCGGGTTGTCCGCAACCGGCCCCTGAACGGCCAGCCCGGGTACGAGGTGGTGGTCCCCTTCCGCCTCACCACCGGCGAAACGGTGGTCATCGACCGCGGCTGGCTGCCCATCGGAAACAGGAATCCGGGGAGCCCGGATTCGGTGCCGGCACCCCCCTCCGGTGAGGTCACCGCCGTCGTCCGCCTGAAGCATGGCGAGCCGGAACTTCAGCGCGGGGCGCCCGAAGGCCAGCTCGCGTCCATTGACCTGCCCACCTACGCCGCCCAGCTGGGCTATCCGCTGCTTACGGGCGCCTACGGCCAGCTTGCGTCGGAAACGCCTCCGTCCGCCGACATGCCCGTGGCGTTCCCCAAGCCGTCCACCGACGAGGGGACGCACCTGTCCTATTCGCTGCAGTGGTTCGCGTTCGGTGTGCTCATGTTCGTCGGCTTCGGCTACGCGGCCCGTCAGCAGGCCCGGAATGCAGCGATCGACGCAGAGGACGAAGAGGAAACGCTGCCGGACGGCGCCGTCCATTCAGCCGTCCCTGCCGCCCGCCGTCGGTCCGCCCCGCCGCGCAAGCGGAAGAAGGCGACAGCGGAGGAAGAAGAAGACGCCCTCCTGGACGCGCAGGGGTACTAG